The Anabaena sp. WA102 genome contains a region encoding:
- the gntT gene encoding guanitoxin biosynthesis MATE family efflux transporter GntT, with protein MNLTRTEQYDFLPRFYRLAIANILSNLMIPLAGLISVAFLGHLQEIDALAGVCIANILFNLVYLILEFLRMGTTGLTAQAVGADDQEAALLVGLRNGLIALGLGIVLLILQYPLREVGFSLLSADIDVKAAGIDYFNARIWGAPAVLLNFVLIGWLLGREENSKVVVLSVIGNAAKIILDYLFIIQWGWNSVGAGVSQASSQYLMLFIGILLASRKVQWQEIRAVSPQIMDFSELKTMLALNRDILIRTITEMSVFTIFSNLSAMMGTILFTQNSLLGQITHLNVYLTNGMGFATETLSGNLKGKDSKEKLLPLLKVSVASSLLIGLTVATICVFFPQAVFGILTNHREITEHIDTYIWCLCFILIFNSVASMLEGYFLGLAEGKIVRNVSLISASLGFIPSVIAAWYFHNNYLLWLSIILFMFAKMVTMLVYLPKSLSSDTEANAVFLTTIKNEI; from the coding sequence ATGAACTTAACACGAACAGAACAGTATGACTTTCTCCCTCGTTTCTACCGTCTTGCGATCGCCAATATTCTTTCAAACCTGATGATTCCTCTAGCGGGTTTAATCAGTGTAGCTTTTTTGGGTCATCTGCAAGAAATTGATGCCTTAGCAGGGGTTTGCATAGCTAATATCTTGTTTAACCTCGTCTATTTGATTCTTGAGTTCTTACGTATGGGAACCACTGGGTTAACCGCTCAAGCTGTGGGAGCAGATGACCAAGAGGCTGCACTGCTAGTGGGACTACGCAATGGCTTAATCGCCTTGGGATTAGGTATCGTACTGTTAATTTTGCAGTATCCTTTGCGAGAGGTAGGTTTTTCGCTCTTGAGTGCTGATATTGATGTTAAAGCTGCCGGCATTGACTATTTCAATGCTCGCATTTGGGGAGCGCCTGCTGTTTTACTGAACTTCGTTCTCATTGGTTGGTTACTGGGACGAGAGGAGAATAGTAAGGTTGTGGTACTTTCAGTTATTGGCAATGCAGCCAAGATAATTTTAGACTACTTATTTATTATTCAATGGGGTTGGAATAGTGTAGGGGCTGGAGTATCTCAAGCATCTAGCCAATACTTAATGTTGTTTATCGGCATCCTTTTAGCTAGTCGGAAAGTTCAGTGGCAAGAAATCCGCGCAGTTAGCCCACAAATCATGGATTTTTCAGAGTTGAAAACTATGTTGGCTCTCAATAGAGATATCTTGATTAGAACTATAACTGAGATGTCTGTCTTTACTATTTTTAGTAATCTAAGTGCCATGATGGGAACGATACTCTTTACCCAAAATTCTTTATTAGGACAGATAACACATCTAAATGTTTACTTAACTAACGGAATGGGATTTGCTACCGAAACCTTAAGCGGAAACTTGAAAGGTAAAGATTCAAAAGAGAAATTGTTACCCTTGCTGAAAGTTTCAGTTGCCAGCAGCTTGTTGATAGGACTCACTGTAGCTACAATTTGTGTTTTCTTTCCCCAGGCTGTCTTTGGCATATTAACCAACCATAGGGAAATTACTGAACATATTGATACCTATATTTGGTGTTTATGCTTCATACTTATATTCAATTCTGTTGCCTCAATGCTGGAAGGATATTTCTTAGGATTAGCCGAAGGGAAAATTGTTCGTAATGTCAGTTTGATCTCTGCTAGTTTGGGATTTATCCCATCAGTTATAGCAGCTTGGTATTTTCACAACAACTATCTTTTATGGCTATCCATTATATTATTTATGTTTGCCAAAATGGTGACAATGTTAGTTTATTTGCCAAAGTCTTTGAGTAGTGATACTGAGGCTAATGCAGTTTTTTTGACAACTATTAAAAATGAAATTTGA
- a CDS encoding NUDIX hydrolase: MKFEMREAPGADIIILNSQQQVLLVLRDNKSSIPFPNTWAFLGGYIEKNESPEAAIRRELVEELELKLDEVNFFKSYFWEECDEHIFWTRLDLDISQITLHEGQKLAYFSREEINQLEFASHYDQILAEFFDFLAISLKLSIG, from the coding sequence ATGAAATTTGAAATGAGAGAAGCACCAGGGGCTGACATAATTATTCTCAACAGTCAGCAGCAAGTTTTACTTGTACTTCGAGATAATAAAAGCTCTATTCCTTTTCCTAATACTTGGGCATTCCTGGGAGGATATATAGAGAAAAATGAATCTCCAGAAGCAGCTATTCGTAGAGAATTAGTTGAAGAATTGGAACTAAAACTCGATGAAGTTAATTTTTTCAAGTCTTATTTTTGGGAAGAGTGTGATGAACACATTTTTTGGACTCGGCTGGATTTAGATATTTCTCAAATAACCCTACACGAAGGACAAAAATTAGCCTATTTTAGTCGAGAGGAAATTAATCAGCTTGAATTTGCCTCTCACTATGATCAAATTCTGGCTGAGTTTTTTGATTTCTTAGCAATTAGTTTAAAATTAAGTATTGGTTAA
- a CDS encoding NAD(P)-dependent oxidoreductase — protein sequence MEIAEMTRQVVGESVEIMTTPTDDLRSYHISSEKIKQELGFVPAHTIKEAIEDLASAFKANQIPNSLTDTRYYNVKVMKEINFK from the coding sequence ATGGAAATTGCCGAGATGACCCGTCAAGTAGTGGGAGAATCTGTAGAAATTATGACTACACCCACCGACGATCTGCGTTCATACCATATTTCTTCAGAAAAAATTAAGCAAGAACTGGGATTTGTCCCTGCACATACTATAAAGGAAGCGATCGAAGATTTAGCTTCAGCATTTAAAGCTAATCAGATTCCCAATTCTCTCACAGATACTCGTTACTATAACGTGAAAGTAATGAAAGAAATTAATTTCAAGTAA
- a CDS encoding sucrose-phosphate phosphatase, giving the protein MTDLDHTLVGDDLALEKLNQWLSKQRRIDGTVICYTTGRSLPLYQQLIAQKELLEPDILVLATGTEIYYPGSETPDSEWTNKISLGWDREQVIEITSRFPCLVPQSPLEQTDFKVSYYTNTKGLSVTLPRLKAIWQNHGLAVQMIDNFGGAFLDILPALANKAASALFLQQRLGFTNEQTLICGDSGNDLSMFENMLCPAIIVGNAQPKILDWHENSPPGNRYLAKSHFANGILEGLKYFEFYRE; this is encoded by the coding sequence GTGACTGATTTAGATCACACTTTAGTTGGTGATGATCTAGCTTTAGAGAAATTAAATCAGTGGTTAAGTAAACAGCGCCGTATTGACGGTACAGTTATCTGTTACACCACAGGGCGATCTCTCCCGCTCTATCAACAACTGATCGCTCAAAAAGAACTCTTAGAACCTGATATACTCGTCCTGGCAACGGGTACAGAAATTTACTACCCAGGCAGTGAAACCCCCGATTCTGAGTGGACAAACAAAATCTCCCTGGGTTGGGATAGAGAACAAGTAATAGAAATAACCAGCCGATTTCCTTGCCTAGTCCCCCAATCTCCCTTAGAACAAACGGATTTTAAGGTTAGTTATTATACTAATACTAAAGGATTATCAGTAACACTTCCGCGATTAAAAGCTATTTGGCAAAATCATGGTTTAGCAGTACAAATGATAGATAACTTTGGGGGTGCATTTTTAGATATCTTACCAGCATTAGCAAATAAAGCTGCATCTGCTCTTTTTCTGCAACAACGGTTAGGTTTTACTAATGAACAAACTCTTATTTGCGGAGATTCAGGTAATGATCTATCTATGTTTGAAAATATGCTTTGTCCCGCTATTATCGTTGGTAATGCCCAACCAAAAATATTAGATTGGCATGAAAATTCCCCACCAGGGAATCGCTATCTGGCAAAAAGTCACTTTGCAAATGGCATTTTAGAAGGATTAAAATATTTTGAATTTTACAGAGAATAA
- a CDS encoding glycosyltransferase domain-containing protein, producing the protein MKKSPNIAFYTCCNSVSFSKVQLFLRSAKKQNIDVKVLGEGLEWSANSLRLPLILKELKDVKDDTIVLVTDAFDVLYVQNANSIYEKFIQGGYKILFAAEKWYSHQYEEYKDFYDSIKVPYDYKYLNAGTFMGYKKYVCEMIDNILSYPNFHENGSDQRLYGKYCFENPETVTLDYCCDIFWCTAGEWEILPELYDIHNGFVLNKLTGTYPAIIHIPYSKKYYNVLLRLAEDLGDVVSR; encoded by the coding sequence ATGAAGAAAAGCCCAAATATCGCATTTTATACTTGTTGTAACTCTGTGTCTTTTTCTAAGGTACAACTCTTTTTGAGATCTGCTAAAAAACAAAATATAGACGTTAAGGTGCTAGGTGAAGGTCTCGAATGGTCAGCCAATTCTCTAAGACTTCCTTTGATTTTGAAGGAACTAAAGGATGTGAAAGATGACACAATAGTTCTTGTTACTGATGCTTTTGATGTTCTGTATGTACAGAATGCTAACAGTATATATGAAAAATTTATTCAAGGTGGTTATAAGATATTATTTGCAGCAGAGAAATGGTACTCTCATCAGTACGAAGAATACAAAGATTTTTACGATAGCATTAAAGTTCCCTATGATTATAAATATCTGAACGCAGGGACTTTCATGGGATACAAAAAATATGTCTGTGAGATGATTGATAATATTCTTTCTTATCCGAATTTTCATGAAAACGGTAGTGATCAAAGATTGTATGGAAAATACTGTTTTGAAAATCCTGAAACAGTAACCTTAGATTATTGCTGTGATATTTTTTGGTGTACAGCAGGGGAATGGGAAATTTTACCAGAACTGTATGACATACACAATGGATTTGTCTTAAACAAATTAACTGGCACATATCCTGCAATAATTCACATACCATACTCTAAAAAGTATTATAATGTTCTGCTCAGGTTGGCAGAAGATCTGGGTGATGTTGTATCGCGGTAA
- a CDS encoding glycoside hydrolase family 13 protein, with protein MTSFYTKINTPDWVKNAVFYQIFPDRFSRSIPTEQKWLLNIPLEDWNTTPTFHGYKGGNLWGIIEKLDYLQDLGINAIYLNPIFTSASNHRYHTLDYYQIDPLLGGEEAFTNLLKEAHHRKIKLILDGTFNHASRGFYFFNDILENGQNSPWLDWFKITGWPISPYDNSRPANYASWCDLRALPEFNTNNSGVREYIMRIGEYWIKRGADGWRLDSADYIKTPGFWQEFRERIKAINPEAYIVGEIPLYASEWLDGTQFDGVSSLPFLNATTAFVVGDRQVKGHFAEYAPPPPADAAKYGEEINQLLQLYPWEIQLTQLNGINNHDTARLIDVAGGDRPSLYLATLLLFTFPGAPCIYYGDEVGLNGGYDPECRKGFPDKKQWDQDILEYHRQLIKLRLSHPALRIGEYHTLYAQGQVYIFARRLETEILLIAVNAGNEIAMASIQPSWQNQLKQTLFTYHSSQENWTKEAEFINFKLPPRSGLIIG; from the coding sequence ATGACAAGTTTCTATACGAAGATTAATACACCTGATTGGGTTAAAAACGCCGTTTTTTATCAAATATTTCCTGATCGCTTTTCTCGAAGTATTCCCACTGAACAAAAGTGGTTACTTAATATACCTTTAGAAGACTGGAATACTACTCCTACATTTCATGGTTATAAAGGCGGAAATCTTTGGGGAATAATTGAAAAACTAGATTATTTACAAGATTTAGGTATTAATGCAATTTACCTTAATCCTATTTTTACATCTGCCAGTAATCATCGTTATCATACTCTTGATTATTATCAAATTGATCCCTTATTAGGCGGTGAAGAAGCATTTACCAATCTCCTTAAAGAAGCTCATCATCGTAAGATTAAACTTATCTTAGATGGAACTTTTAATCATGCTAGTAGAGGCTTTTATTTTTTCAATGATATTCTCGAAAATGGACAAAATTCTCCTTGGTTAGATTGGTTTAAAATTACAGGTTGGCCTATCTCACCTTATGATAATTCTCGTCCTGCTAATTATGCTTCATGGTGTGATCTTCGTGCTTTACCCGAATTTAACACTAATAATTCAGGAGTGCGCGAATATATTATGCGTATAGGTGAATATTGGATTAAACGTGGTGCAGATGGTTGGCGTTTAGATTCAGCAGATTACATTAAAACTCCTGGTTTTTGGCAAGAGTTTCGGGAACGAATTAAAGCAATTAATCCAGAAGCATATATTGTAGGCGAAATTCCCCTGTATGCCAGTGAGTGGTTAGATGGGACGCAATTTGATGGTGTGTCAAGTTTGCCCTTTCTTAATGCTACCACTGCTTTTGTTGTAGGCGATCGCCAGGTAAAAGGTCATTTTGCTGAATATGCACCACCACCACCTGCGGATGCGGCTAAATATGGGGAGGAAATTAATCAATTACTGCAACTTTATCCTTGGGAAATTCAATTAACTCAACTTAATGGTATTAATAATCATGATACAGCTAGGTTAATTGATGTAGCTGGAGGCGATCGCCCCAGTTTATATTTAGCAACATTACTATTATTTACTTTTCCTGGCGCACCTTGCATATATTACGGCGATGAAGTCGGTTTAAACGGTGGTTATGATCCAGAATGTCGTAAAGGATTTCCTGATAAAAAACAGTGGGATCAAGATATTCTTGAATATCATCGTCAATTAATTAAACTCCGTCTTTCTCATCCAGCATTAAGAATAGGTGAATATCATACCTTGTACGCTCAAGGACAAGTTTATATTTTCGCTAGAAGGTTAGAAACAGAAATTTTATTAATTGCGGTAAATGCTGGTAATGAAATAGCAATGGCGAGTATTCAACCATCATGGCAAAATCAACTCAAACAAACATTATTTACATATCATTCCAGTCAAGAAAACTGGACTAAAGAAGCCGAATTTATTAACTTTAAACTTCCACCCCGTAGCGGATTAATTATTGGTTAA
- a CDS encoding HAD-IIB family hydrolase, translating into MKYQQSLLLATDLDGTFLGGSQQQQSEFYQYIEKQRDRLLLVYVTGRELDWISNLLIENPHIPKPDYIIGDVGTTIVHGETFEPIYPVQYWIIKQWNNANEKIKTLLANEPGLKLQAVNPKYRVSYYYDSEKLQPNTIQKVINAGFDCIISSYNNIYFYFDVMPKGVSKGPTLLKFLEEIKFNADETIACGDTLNDLSLFETGLKGIAVGNSHPNLVDKIQTMDNVYHSPYPGVMGIWDGLKFYGKD; encoded by the coding sequence ATGAAATATCAACAATCACTACTTTTAGCAACTGATTTAGACGGCACTTTTTTAGGTGGTTCTCAACAACAACAATCTGAATTTTATCAATATATTGAAAAACAACGCGATCGCCTACTTTTAGTATATGTCACCGGCAGAGAACTGGACTGGATCAGCAACTTATTAATAGAAAATCCTCATATTCCTAAACCTGACTATATCATTGGTGATGTGGGAACAACTATTGTACATGGTGAAACATTTGAGCCAATTTATCCTGTACAATATTGGATAATTAAACAATGGAATAATGCTAACGAAAAAATTAAAACCCTATTAGCAAATGAACCAGGATTAAAACTACAGGCAGTCAATCCTAAGTATCGTGTATCTTACTATTATGATTCTGAAAAATTGCAACCTAACACCATCCAAAAAGTAATCAATGCCGGATTTGATTGCATTATCTCATCTTATAATAATATCTATTTTTATTTTGATGTCATGCCCAAAGGAGTTTCTAAAGGACCAACTCTCTTGAAATTTTTGGAGGAAATAAAGTTTAATGCAGATGAAACCATAGCTTGTGGAGATACTCTCAATGATTTATCCCTATTTGAAACAGGATTAAAGGGAATTGCTGTGGGAAATTCTCATCCCAACTTAGTTGATAAAATTCAGACAATGGATAATGTTTACCATAGTCCTTATCCTGGTGTGATGGGTATTTGGGATGGTTTGAAATTTTACGGCAAGGATTAA
- a CDS encoding transketolase C-terminal domain-containing protein, protein MTLTTLRFPIDLDVYKSLKLDPTNSTLTNEQREILKANIQLCRDTIVFFTAVAAAKGVGGHTGGAYDTVPEVMILDAFFRGVADKFVPIFFDEAGHRVATQYLMATLQGDLDAENLLHYREAYSLLLAHPERGRTPGVKFSSGRLGHLWAYVNGVAIAHPHQVVFCLGSDGSQQEGNNAEAARLAVAKNLNIKLIIDDNNSTCSGYPTDYLKGYNVGQTLAGHGLTVLTGAGEDLDDLYTRLCQAVTINGPVAVINKRPMTPGIVGVEGTPLGHDALSPELAIAYLETRGHTSAVNYLKKVIPLTHTYSFTGSSSKTRHIFDATVVSLLSQMTPTERREKVMCIDSDLGESCGINKISQAYPEIFYHGGIMERGNFSAAAGFGMEAGKQGIFSTYSAFLEMCISEITMARLNKSNVLCQFSHSGIDELGDNTCHFGLNNMFADNGLEDAYQTRLYYPADGHQMKACVETVFDQPGLRFLFSSRSPVPDILDTNSKPLFADGYTFIPGKDDVIREGTAGYIVSFGEVLYRALEVVESLKKQGINVGLINKSTLNLVDEEIMAKIGSTPFVLVVESLNRRTGLGIRFGSWLLERGFSPKYAYMGTHQEGCSGIWEQLPHQGIDTIGIMNKVEEMLK, encoded by the coding sequence ATGACTTTAACAACTCTTCGCTTTCCTATTGATTTGGATGTTTACAAGTCTTTGAAGTTAGACCCGACTAATTCAACTTTGACTAATGAACAAAGAGAAATTCTGAAAGCTAATATTCAACTTTGTCGAGATACTATTGTTTTTTTTACCGCTGTAGCAGCAGCCAAAGGTGTGGGCGGTCATACAGGAGGAGCTTATGATACAGTTCCCGAAGTGATGATTTTAGATGCTTTCTTTCGGGGAGTAGCAGATAAATTTGTGCCAATTTTCTTTGATGAAGCAGGACACCGCGTTGCTACACAATATTTAATGGCAACTTTACAGGGTGATCTTGATGCAGAAAATCTGCTGCATTATCGAGAAGCCTATTCATTACTACTTGCACATCCAGAACGAGGACGCACTCCTGGTGTAAAATTTAGTTCGGGAAGATTAGGACACCTCTGGGCTTATGTGAATGGAGTAGCGATCGCACATCCTCATCAAGTAGTATTCTGTTTAGGTTCAGATGGTTCACAGCAAGAAGGAAATAATGCCGAAGCCGCCCGTTTAGCTGTGGCTAAAAATCTCAATATCAAATTAATTATTGATGATAACAATTCCACCTGTAGCGGATATCCAACAGATTATCTCAAGGGTTATAACGTCGGTCAAACTTTAGCTGGACATGGATTAACTGTATTAACTGGAGCAGGGGAAGATTTAGATGATTTATATACTCGTCTCTGTCAAGCTGTCACTATTAATGGACCAGTAGCAGTAATTAATAAACGTCCTATGACTCCCGGTATTGTTGGAGTAGAAGGCACACCTTTAGGACATGATGCCCTATCACCAGAGTTAGCGATCGCCTATTTAGAAACTCGCGGACATACATCAGCCGTCAATTACCTCAAAAAAGTTATTCCCCTCACACATACCTACTCTTTTACGGGTTCTAGCAGCAAAACACGCCATATTTTTGATGCTACCGTTGTCTCTCTTCTCAGTCAAATGACACCCACAGAACGGCGAGAAAAGGTAATGTGTATTGACAGTGATTTAGGAGAATCCTGTGGTATCAATAAAATTAGTCAAGCCTATCCAGAGATTTTCTATCATGGCGGCATCATGGAAAGAGGAAACTTCTCTGCGGCGGCAGGATTTGGCATGGAAGCAGGAAAACAAGGCATTTTCAGCACTTATAGTGCCTTTTTGGAAATGTGTATTTCTGAAATTACAATGGCACGGCTTAATAAATCCAACGTTCTTTGTCAATTTTCCCATAGTGGGATAGATGAATTAGGAGATAACACCTGCCATTTTGGGTTAAATAATATGTTTGCCGATAACGGTTTAGAAGACGCTTATCAAACCCGTCTCTATTATCCCGCCGACGGACATCAAATGAAAGCTTGTGTGGAAACTGTATTTGATCAACCAGGGTTAAGATTTCTCTTTTCTAGCCGTTCCCCAGTACCCGATATTCTGGATACAAATAGTAAACCTTTATTTGCAGATGGTTATACATTTATTCCTGGAAAAGATGACGTAATACGAGAAGGAACAGCCGGCTATATCGTTAGCTTTGGAGAGGTACTTTACCGCGCCTTAGAAGTAGTAGAAAGCCTGAAAAAACAGGGAATTAATGTCGGTTTAATCAATAAATCCACATTGAATCTAGTAGATGAAGAAATCATGGCAAAAATTGGTTCAACACCCTTTGTTTTAGTAGTTGAATCCTTAAATCGGCGTACAGGTTTAGGTATCCGTTTTGGTTCATGGTTACTAGAAAGAGGGTTTTCTCCCAAATATGCCTATATGGGAACTCATCAAGAAGGTTGTAGCGGAATTTGGGAACAACTCCCCCATCAAGGTATTGATACTATTGGCATCATGAACAAAGTTGAGGAAATGTTAAAATAA
- the gmhB gene encoding D-glycero-beta-D-manno-heptose 1,7-bisphosphate 7-phosphatase, whose amino-acid sequence MIKVAFLDRDGVINIDHHYVFRCEQFEFNDGIFATCRLLQDLGYKLIVITNQSGIARGYYSEQDFLSLTVWMYEQFNNQDITILDVFYCPHHPQSTISNYRQNCRCRKPLPGMIEQACQKYPIDLQSSILIGDRISDMQAAKAAGIGKFYLLSPEIFIPKELQVSARLDNLEALKFFI is encoded by the coding sequence GTGATTAAAGTGGCTTTTCTTGATCGAGATGGAGTAATTAATATTGATCATCACTATGTTTTTAGATGTGAGCAGTTTGAATTTAATGATGGCATTTTTGCTACTTGTCGTCTACTACAAGATTTAGGTTATAAGCTAATTGTGATCACAAATCAATCAGGTATTGCTCGTGGTTACTATTCTGAACAAGATTTTTTAAGTCTTACTGTCTGGATGTATGAGCAATTTAATAACCAAGATATAACAATACTGGATGTGTTTTACTGCCCACATCATCCCCAATCAACTATATCTAATTACCGTCAAAACTGCCGATGTCGTAAACCGTTACCAGGAATGATTGAACAAGCTTGTCAGAAATATCCTATAGACTTGCAAAGCTCAATCCTAATTGGTGATAGAATATCGGATATGCAAGCTGCTAAAGCCGCAGGAATCGGTAAATTTTATTTACTCAGTCCAGAAATTTTTATTCCTAAAGAATTACAAGTTTCTGCTCGGTTGGATAATCTGGAAGCACTAAAGTTTTTTATTTAA
- a CDS encoding glycosyltransferase family 61 protein, whose protein sequence is MNKVWRYVQELLIFKLIYPILLRYIDENLITMTEEMEKDKMENNIPKLEAEYEQLPILKLIYSILFNYLHSNLITRVDLLQQCQAENNLYQLKYDEIIQIEPAISYQEIPAVFREKEGSFEFTNPFAVVVKNVELLGIYGIGFTEDKNIILETVLDRVDVLEHTAISTMKSGFNSQYIAPIDKIEHFDLACSFVNYWSHLYAHWIYEALTRLEAIEYYSQKTGKKPVLIIDKDIPSWKIRSLELMGYGLENYIQWNGYRAKVNELVICSKRREGGRISIKACHWVRERILSNVGTYANPNLVLSPNIFISRKKANARRILNEEEVSNTLDKMDFVPYVLEDLDFADQVKLFAQAKFIIAPHGGGVTNIIFSQNLTLIELFGQKISHFYYTVAKGLGFDYACMFCEVKNEDIIVNCEELSRMVDKMTKNRI, encoded by the coding sequence ATGAATAAAGTTTGGCGTTATGTTCAAGAATTGCTAATATTTAAACTCATATATCCCATTCTATTGAGATACATTGACGAAAATCTCATCACGATGACTGAGGAGATGGAGAAAGATAAAATGGAGAATAATATTCCTAAGTTAGAAGCGGAATATGAACAATTACCTATTCTCAAATTGATTTATTCAATTTTATTTAACTATCTACACAGCAATTTAATTACTAGAGTAGATTTACTCCAGCAATGTCAAGCAGAGAATAATCTTTATCAGTTAAAATATGATGAAATTATTCAAATTGAACCAGCTATAAGTTATCAAGAAATTCCCGCAGTATTTAGAGAAAAAGAAGGTAGCTTTGAATTTACTAATCCTTTTGCTGTGGTTGTTAAAAACGTGGAGTTATTGGGAATTTATGGGATTGGTTTTACTGAGGATAAGAATATTATTTTAGAAACAGTTTTAGATAGAGTAGATGTTTTAGAACACACTGCTATTTCTACAATGAAGTCTGGTTTCAATTCTCAATATATTGCCCCCATAGATAAAATAGAACATTTTGATTTAGCTTGTTCATTTGTTAATTATTGGAGTCATTTATATGCTCATTGGATATATGAAGCTTTAACTCGATTAGAAGCCATTGAATATTATTCTCAAAAAACAGGTAAAAAACCAGTCTTAATAATTGATAAAGATATTCCTAGTTGGAAAATTCGCTCTTTAGAATTGATGGGTTATGGTCTAGAAAATTATATCCAATGGAATGGATATAGAGCTAAAGTTAATGAATTAGTTATTTGCTCTAAAAGACGTGAAGGAGGACGTATTTCTATCAAAGCTTGTCATTGGGTAAGAGAACGTATTCTTAGTAACGTAGGTACTTATGCAAATCCAAATCTGGTTTTGAGTCCCAATATTTTTATTTCTCGTAAAAAAGCAAATGCTCGCCGCATTTTGAATGAAGAAGAAGTAAGCAATACTCTCGATAAAATGGATTTTGTACCTTATGTTCTAGAAGATTTAGATTTTGCTGACCAAGTAAAATTGTTTGCTCAAGCTAAATTTATTATTGCTCCTCATGGTGGTGGAGTAACAAATATTATTTTCTCCCAAAATTTAACTTTAATTGAACTTTTTGGTCAGAAAATTAGCCATTTCTATTATACAGTTGCTAAAGGATTAGGATTCGATTATGCTTGTATGTTTTGTGAAGTAAAGAATGAAGATATCATTGTCAATTGTGAAGAATTAAGTAGAATGGTTGATAAAATGACAAAAAATAGAATTTGA
- a CDS encoding SDR family oxidoreductase → MNSKLNSPKHCLVTGAAGFIGSHLCDLLLKSGHSVVGLDNLVTGRTANLKVAQTYSTFTFIEQDVADISPSILTDIDWVFHLAGLADLVPSIQNPGAYYHANLHSTFVLLEACRTAKIQKFIYTASSTCYGIPNQYPTSETYPCHPKHPYGLTKYLGEQLVMHWAQVYQLPALSLRLFNVYGPRSRTTGAYGAVFGVFLAQKLAKTPFTVVGDGMQTRDFTFVSDVVAAFIKAAESDITGEIINIGSGKSESVLTLVKLLAGEITHIPKRPGEPDCTWADITKATTLLKWQPQVPLSQGVSEMLANIELWRDAPVWTPETIQQETKSWFEHLGKE, encoded by the coding sequence ATGAACAGTAAATTAAATTCTCCTAAACATTGCTTAGTCACTGGTGCTGCTGGTTTTATTGGTAGCCACTTGTGTGATCTCCTCCTCAAATCAGGTCATAGTGTCGTTGGTTTAGATAATTTGGTGACAGGAAGAACGGCTAATTTAAAAGTGGCTCAAACCTATTCCACATTTACATTTATTGAGCAAGATGTTGCTGATATTTCCCCATCCATATTAACAGATATTGACTGGGTATTTCATTTAGCAGGATTAGCTGATTTAGTTCCCTCAATCCAAAATCCAGGAGCATATTATCATGCCAATTTACATAGTACATTCGTCCTTTTAGAAGCTTGTCGTACTGCTAAAATCCAAAAATTTATCTACACAGCTTCTTCCACTTGCTATGGTATTCCTAATCAATATCCCACATCAGAAACCTATCCTTGTCATCCTAAACATCCATACGGCTTAACAAAATATTTAGGTGAACAATTAGTCATGCACTGGGCGCAAGTTTATCAACTTCCAGCCCTTTCTTTACGATTGTTTAATGTGTATGGACCAAGATCCAGAACCACAGGAGCTTATGGTGCAGTATTTGGCGTATTTTTAGCTCAAAAACTAGCGAAAACCCCTTTTACTGTTGTTGGAGATGGAATGCAAACGAGAGATTTTACCTTCGTTAGTGATGTAGTAGCAGCCTTTATCAAAGCTGCTGAATCGGATATTACCGGGGAAATTATTAATATTGGTTCTGGTAAATCTGAAAGCGTTTTAACACTGGTGAAATTATTAGCAGGAGAAATTACTCACATTCCCAAACGCCCAGGAGAACCGGATTGTACTTGGGCTGATATTACTAAAGCTACGACTCTTTTAAAATGGCAACCTCAAGTACCTTTAAGTCAAGGTGTAAGTGAAATGTTAGCCAATATTGAACTTTGGCGAGATGCTCCAGTTTGGACACCAGAAACAATTCAGCAAGAGACAAAATCGTGGTTTGAGCATTTAGGAAAGGAATAA